The Branchiostoma floridae strain S238N-H82 chromosome 17, Bfl_VNyyK, whole genome shotgun sequence genome has a window encoding:
- the LOC118404752 gene encoding alpha-tocopherol transfer protein-like, producing MEQTTSPPSGYTCKLSEEALKKAREELNEDPSTRLAMVEALRERIKQSPDLCIQDDDHILLRFLRARYFNVEQAFKLLEKYHKWRAQSPEICSNMRPSSVRGLLEAGYHAALPGRDQDGRKVMFYRIGKWDPYQFSAYEVFRVSMISSEKIIQEEDTQVHGIAMIADLAGLSFSHAYQIGPRVAKKIGSITTDAFPIRVKEIHLLNQPMLFDAIFAIIKPFMSEKMRNRIHLHGPKTETLLQYVDRDALPPEYGGTGPPLDEACRLWTDTLLACEDEFSAMSYSGQELVAIEEEEEEEEEEVEDEEVEEAAEVEES from the exons ATGGAGCAGACGACTTCGCCACCTAGCGGTTACACCTGTAAGCTCAGCGAAGAGGCCCTGAAAAAGGCACGAGAAGAACTGAACGAAGACCCGTCCACCAGGCTGGCTATGGTAGAAGCTCTCAGGGAAAGGATTAAGCAAAGTCCCGATCTCTGTATCCAAGACGACGACCACATTCTTTTAAGGTTCCTTCGAGCAAGATACTTCAACGTTGAACAAGCATTCAAG TTATTGGAGAAGTACCACAAATGGCGAGCTCAGAGCCCGGAGATCTGCAGTAACATGCGCCCCTCCAGTGTACGCGGACTGCTAGAGGCGGGCTATCATGCCGCGCTACCGGGTAGGGACCAGGACGGCAGGAAGGTCATGTTCTATAGAATAG GAAAATGGGATCCGTATCAATTTTCTGCGTACGAGGTTTTCAGAGTGAGCATGATCAGCTCGGAGAAGATCATCCAAGAGGAGGATACCCAG GTCCATGGGATCGCTATGATTGCGGACCTGGCCGGACTCTCATTTTCACATGCCTATCAAATCGGACCGCGAGTCGCCAAAAAGATTGGCTCAATAACAACG GACGCATTTCCCATCCGGGTTAAGGAGATTCACCTACTGAATCAACCGATGTTGTTTGATGCCATCTTCGCTATCATTAAGCCATTTATGTCCGAGAAAATGAGAAACAGG ATACACCTTCACGGACCCAAGACAGAGACGCTTCTGCAGTATGTGGACCGTGATGCTTTGCCGCCGGAATATGGCGGAACTGGGCCCCCATTGGACGAGGCGTGCCGACTGTGGACGGACACCCTGCTAGCCTGCGAGGACGAATTCTCCGCCATGTCTTATTCTGGCCAGGAACTAGTCgctatagaagaagaagaagaagaagaagaagaagaagtagaagatgaagaggTTGAAGAGGCTGCCGAAGTGGAAGAGAGCTGA
- the LOC118404899 gene encoding toll-like receptor 4, with translation MESTSVAFGVCIVVSLFITTHLEPVEGESTPLCQIWNSTTVDCTYTWDKIHQPLNQVPPGIPKSVTELTLTGNNITRLYNDSFEGLTNLKHLDLSQTRIRTIQKGAFEALKNLTWLDIAFSTDTTHLENNLFGNLASLKYLVLEMSAHTFGEHIFGGLAKLKYLHLRLVDASNLPDQSFYPLASLENLTIHYDRANNFFQRGLLWAPLHKLKTLVLIFGDDNIFHFGSAFQNFSRLESLQLSHFGTSRLNLTVEMFRSLTSTLKHLSLASYTMYHIEPGLLHSLSHLQTLELRDATLDSFSNLVRVLPELNNTRIHELAFGLGEDAIKANTLDALKGLLDLEAITIDTRGCKAIHAYAFEGFVHLRKLNLGGGSLQTLQNHSFTGMTSLADLDLGSNDISILPGGVFEGLVSLTHLDLSYNQLESSRQGVEYDASFDFSSFENLSRLNLSFNRLTHVPTVGLPERLDALEVQHNNIGSYIYNSVLFIPHVTYLDVSHNHIQSLIVASPAGTSTLETLKLDNNALKAIDGKFMEGLVTLQTLTLSHNKLQVIEKGTFRWVNKLTKLDISNNKIATIAPSAFRWLPDLEFLDLSNNNIQQISTLTFDGLGNLTELNLAGNEIVDIGNAFDDLHLLRILSLKSNALAVLDQTTVSPVLEQLESIDISGNPFLCDCTLLWFVEWALDIYDTVLDWNNPYPSQSYQCAVPSYLHGRQIKEGLSQKHQNDRERVSTRGTFFNIDCTHKSSTLLAIMLSVAILVVIIAVYVSWKRLKSRGPQDIKIFDLTTKTHDAFVMYSNKDRWWVNKLIKDSKLEEDYRLIDHERDFVGGVNIHENIENAQQGSLRIICVVSENFLQSNWCKDELNRYMYKHADSGGQLPFPIIVLLEDISASEVNNHQGYARKNARP, from the exons ATGGAGTCTACGAGCGTTGCTTTCGGTGTCTGCATTGTGGTGAGTTTGTTCATAACAACTCATCTTGAACCTGTTGAAGGAGAATCTACGCCCCTGTGTCAGATATGGAATTCAACAACTGTCGACTGTACGTATACCTGGGACAAAATCCACCAACCTCTAAACCAAGTACCACCCGGCATCCCGAAGTCTGTAACCGAACTGACTCTAACAGGAAACAACATCACCAGACTTTACAACGATTCTTTTGAAGGACTAACGAATCTGAAACATTTAGATCTGTCACAAACAAGGATTCGGACAATACAGAAAGGCGCTTTCGAAGCGTTAAAGAATTTGACATGGCTAGATATAGCTTTCAGCACAGACACTACACATCTGGAAAATAATCTTTTCGGAAACCTCGCCAGTCTGAAGTATCTGGTACTGGAAATGTCCGCACACACGTTTGGTGAACATATTTTTGGTGGATTAGCTAAACTGAAGTATTTGCATCTCCGTTTAGTGGATGCATCCAATCTTCCGGACCAGAGTTTTTATCCTTTGGCATCACTAGAAAATCTAACAATACATTACGACAGGGCGAATAACTTCTTTCAAAGAGGACTCTTGTGGGCACCACTTCACAAACTCAAAACACTGGTCCTCATTTTTGGAGATgacaatatttttcatttcgGGTCTGCATTCCAAAATTTTTCCAGACTAGAGTCGCTTCAACTGTCGCATTTTGGAACAAGTCGTCTTAACCTTACTGTTGAAATGTTTAGATCTCTCACATCAACTCTAAAACACTTAAGTCTTGCCAGTTACACGATGTATCACATAGAGCCCGGCCTACTGCATTCGCTAAGTCACCTACAGACATTGGAACTCAGGGACGCTACCTTGGACTCATTCTCTAATCTTGTTAGAGTACTGCCCGAACTAAACAACACACGGATACATGAGCTTGCGTTTGGTTTGGGAGAAGACGCCATAAAGGCCAATACTCTAGATGCATTGAAAGGTCTGTTGGATTTGGAAGCGATTACTATAGATACACGAGGCTGTAAGGCAATACACGCGTATGCATTTGAAGGATTCGTACATTTAAGAAAACTCAATTTGGGAGGGGGTTCTTTGCAAACCCTACAAAACCATTCGTTCACTGGAATGACGTCACTTGCCGACCTTGACCTGGGGTCGAATGATATCTCGATTTTACCAGGAGGTGTATTCGAAGGTCTTGTTTCTCTAACTCACCTTGACCTGAGTTATAACCAGTTAGAGAGTTCGCGCCAAGGTGTTGAGTATGATGCTTCGTTTGACTTCTCGTCTTTTGAAAATCTGAGTCGTCTGAATCTAAGCTTTAATAGGCTTACTCATGTACCGACAGTGGGACTACCTGAGCGTTTAGATGCGCTCGAGGTGCAGCACAACAATATCGGTTCTTACATCTACAATTCTGTCCTGTTCATCCCTCATGTAACCTACCTAGACGTATCGCACAATCACATCCAATCATTGATTGTCGCCTCACCTGCTGGAACTTCAACTTTAGAAACGCTCAAGCTCGATAATAATGCACTGAAGGCGATAGACGGAAAGTTTATGGAAGGACTTGTCACACTCCAAACACTCACACTTTCTCATAACAAGCTCCAAGTTATCGAGAAAGGTACATTTCGATGGGTAAACAAATTGACCAAACTTGATATCAGCAACAATAAAATTGCCACCATTGCACCGTCAGCCTTTCGTTGGTTGCCAGATCTAGAATTCCTAGACCTCAGtaacaacaacatacaacagATATCGACACTGACGTTTGACGGTTTAGGTAACTTGACAGAGCTAAACCTAGCAGGTAACGAAATTGTCGACATCGGTAACGCCTTTGACGATTTGCATTTGTTGAGGATACTGAGTTTGAAAAGCAACGCGTTAGCTGTGCTAGATCAAACCACCGTCAGCCCTGTTCTAGAGCAGTTGGAGAGCATTGACATCTCAGGCAATCCGTTTCTTTGTGATTGTACCCTACTGTGGTTTGTTGAGTGGGCCCTGGACATTTATGACACTGTGTTGGACTGGAACAACCCGTATCCTTCGCAAAGCTACCAATGTGCTGTACCTAGTTACTTGCATGGTCGTCAAATAAAGGAAGGGTTGTCACAAAAGCATCAGAATGACAGGGAAAGGGTTTCAACCAGAGGGACATTCTTTAACATAGACTGTACTCACAAATCTAGCACCCTATTGGCTATAATGCTCTCAGTAGCAATCCTCGTCGTCATTATAGCTGTATACGTCTCATGGAAGCGGTTGAAATCGAGAGGACCCcaagatatcaaaatatttgACCTGACTACAAAAACACACGATGCATTCGTAATGTATAGCAACAAAGATAGGTGGTGGGTAAATAAGCTGATAAAAGATAGTAAATTAGAGGAAGACTATCGACTGATCGACCATGAAAGAGACTTTGTAGGGGGTGTGAATATccatgaaaacattgaaaatgctCAGCAAGGAAGCTTACGAATCATTTGCGTTGTCAGCGAGAACTTTCTACAGAGTAACTGGTGTAAGGATGAGCtcaatagatacatgtataagcatgCTGATAGTGGAGGTCAGCTTCCCTTTCCCATCATCGTTCTTCTGGAGGACATTTCAGCATCTGAAGTGAACAATCATCAA GGATATGCCAGGAAAAACGCACGCCCGTAG